The proteins below are encoded in one region of Segatella copri:
- a CDS encoding beta-glycosidase — protein sequence MKKTILIACLGLVSLGLQAQSISLAGEWNVELGKSGSAFAKSKRASQGEVKRAILPGTIDTNHLGFAPKDTMETTHLTRLYAYKGAARYSRTINIPKDWKKPVELFLERTRPTWVYVDGELVDSCNFISTPQRYLLPKKVKPGKHFLEIVVDNGRGVPDQVYGSSHAYTEDTQTNWNGIIGRIELQLASSIEMQAGAIPSRSVASSTALQMPDFAKDFHIKGAHFYANGHRIFLRGKHDAAVWSLTGHVEMGVEGWMKYLGTCKEYGINHVRFHSWCPPEAAFVAADSLGIYLQPELPFWGSFDKKDERLMAFLHQEGENILREYGHHPSFRMMALGNELWGDIDKMKEFVDDFRKIAPDKYYTFGSNYYLGYQGIKEGMDYFTTCRIGGEGWGKYNTHTRGSFSFADAYDGGMINHFHPNSTMNFDEACDKAGIPIISHETGQFQTYPDYREMKKYTGVLHPYNFGVFRRRLAAAGMLSQADDFHKASGLWSVKLYKADIEMDLRTRNMAGFQLLDIQDYPGQGSAFVGILDAFMESKGITTPEEWRQWCSPVVPLLVTDRFCYEENDTMKAKIQIANYGGESLKGKKVEWKLDYAKDERYPNESSVAETLTHLNQPSPLAQGEITIHTDEEGWIDVGEIVHKMKVKANGIDDGDGKCLDVYVGSRKLTLSLYIYEGELDATRYSNTYDLWVYTTPKNIDYLKKQVVIAKDLTSDVVKKLEKGAKVLWLPTTSSHFVAADDTLSQSDNATPYTVGGLFQTDYWNYRMFKTICENNKKKVSPGTLGILTNPEHPIFKGFPTEMHTNWQWFPIIKESHPLVLDNFAKDYRPVVQVIDNIERNHKLGLVMEWKVGAGKLLICMSDLEKAAKYPEGRAFYESVLGYMQSDEFNPAAEITMDELKKKLAEKPRQVSLKELNNISQY from the coding sequence ATGAAGAAAACTATTCTTATCGCTTGTCTGGGACTGGTAAGTCTGGGCTTGCAAGCACAGAGCATTTCGCTCGCTGGTGAATGGAATGTGGAGTTGGGAAAGAGCGGTAGCGCTTTCGCCAAGAGTAAGCGTGCCTCGCAGGGTGAGGTGAAGCGTGCCATTCTTCCCGGTACCATCGATACGAACCATCTGGGATTCGCTCCGAAAGATACGATGGAAACAACGCATCTTACGAGGCTCTATGCCTATAAAGGAGCTGCAAGATATTCCAGAACAATCAATATCCCGAAGGACTGGAAGAAGCCGGTAGAACTCTTCCTGGAGCGTACCCGACCGACATGGGTGTATGTGGATGGAGAACTGGTGGATTCCTGTAACTTCATCTCTACTCCCCAGCGCTATCTTCTGCCAAAGAAGGTGAAGCCGGGCAAGCATTTCTTGGAAATCGTAGTGGATAATGGAAGAGGTGTGCCTGATCAGGTTTACGGCTCCAGCCATGCTTATACGGAAGATACGCAGACCAACTGGAATGGAATTATCGGAAGGATAGAACTCCAGCTAGCCTCTTCTATAGAAATGCAAGCAGGAGCAATCCCTAGCCGTTCTGTAGCTTCTTCTACAGCCCTTCAGATGCCTGATTTCGCCAAGGATTTTCATATCAAGGGCGCCCACTTCTACGCCAATGGTCATAGGATATTCCTCCGTGGCAAGCACGATGCGGCTGTATGGTCGCTGACGGGACATGTGGAAATGGGCGTGGAAGGCTGGATGAAGTATCTCGGAACCTGCAAGGAGTATGGAATCAATCATGTGCGCTTTCATTCCTGGTGCCCACCGGAGGCGGCTTTCGTGGCTGCGGACAGTCTGGGAATCTATCTCCAGCCGGAACTTCCTTTCTGGGGGTCTTTTGATAAGAAGGATGAAAGGCTGATGGCGTTCCTGCATCAGGAAGGCGAGAACATCCTCAGAGAATACGGTCACCATCCTTCTTTCCGAATGATGGCGCTGGGTAATGAACTCTGGGGAGATATCGACAAGATGAAGGAGTTTGTGGATGATTTCCGCAAGATTGCGCCAGATAAATACTATACTTTTGGAAGCAATTACTATCTCGGTTATCAGGGAATAAAAGAAGGAATGGATTACTTCACCACTTGCCGCATCGGAGGCGAGGGATGGGGCAAATACAATACTCATACCCGTGGTTCCTTCTCGTTTGCCGATGCCTACGATGGAGGAATGATCAATCATTTCCATCCTAATTCTACGATGAATTTTGATGAGGCTTGCGATAAGGCCGGAATCCCAATCATCTCTCACGAAACAGGACAGTTTCAGACCTATCCTGATTATCGGGAAATGAAGAAATATACCGGAGTACTTCATCCTTATAACTTTGGAGTGTTCCGCCGTCGTCTGGCTGCAGCCGGAATGCTCTCGCAGGCTGATGATTTCCACAAGGCTTCGGGCTTATGGAGCGTGAAACTCTATAAAGCCGATATAGAGATGGATTTGAGAACCCGGAATATGGCGGGCTTCCAACTGCTCGATATTCAGGATTATCCCGGTCAGGGAAGTGCTTTCGTAGGCATCCTCGATGCGTTTATGGAGAGTAAGGGAATCACTACGCCCGAGGAATGGCGCCAGTGGTGCTCGCCTGTGGTGCCTTTGTTGGTGACAGACAGATTCTGCTATGAGGAGAATGACACGATGAAGGCGAAGATTCAAATCGCCAATTATGGGGGAGAGTCTTTGAAGGGCAAGAAAGTGGAATGGAAGTTGGATTATGCCAAAGACGAACGTTATCCAAACGAGTCCAGTGTAGCCGAAACTCTTACTCATTTGAATCAGCCTTCTCCTTTGGCACAAGGCGAGATAACTATCCATACCGACGAGGAGGGATGGATAGATGTTGGCGAGATCGTTCATAAGATGAAAGTGAAAGCCAACGGAATTGACGATGGGGATGGTAAGTGCTTGGACGTGTATGTGGGTTCTCGCAAACTGACCCTCTCCTTGTATATATATGAAGGTGAACTTGATGCGACAAGATATTCCAATACTTACGACCTTTGGGTTTATACGACCCCAAAGAATATCGACTATCTGAAAAAGCAAGTCGTTATTGCCAAGGATTTGACTTCCGATGTCGTCAAGAAACTAGAAAAGGGAGCAAAGGTGCTTTGGCTTCCTACGACTTCCAGCCATTTCGTGGCTGCAGATGATACGCTTTCTCAGTCAGATAATGCCACACCTTATACCGTGGGTGGACTCTTCCAGACCGATTACTGGAACTATCGCATGTTCAAGACCATCTGCGAGAACAACAAGAAGAAGGTTTCTCCAGGAACCCTGGGCATTCTTACGAATCCGGAACATCCGATATTCAAGGGATTCCCTACGGAAATGCACACCAACTGGCAATGGTTCCCGATAATCAAGGAATCGCATCCGCTGGTGCTTGACAACTTCGCCAAGGATTATCGCCCGGTAGTTCAGGTGATCGATAATATCGAGCGGAATCATAAGTTGGGTTTGGTGATGGAATGGAAGGTGGGAGCCGGAAAGCTCCTCATCTGCATGAGCGATTTGGAGAAGGCTGCCAAATATCCAGAGGGTAGGGCTTTCTACGAGAGCGTGTTGGGTTATATGCAATCAGATGAGTTCAATCCAGCTGCAGAAATAACGATGGATGAATTGAAGAAGAAACTCGCCGAGAAGCCTCGTCAGGTTTCATTGAAGGAACTGAATAATATCTCGCAATATTAG
- a CDS encoding S46 family peptidase — translation MKKKATVLIASIMAFCGINTAHADEGMWTIYNLPNAAYEMMQREGFSMTYDQLYNGENALKNAVVNFSGYCSGVVVSPDGLVFTNHHCGFEAIRSHSTVEHDYMLNGFFAKSYAEELPNENMFVSFMVEQKDVTDKVMSLGYEKLDNKKRDELIDSLENEMTKEAKKNDSTLHITVQPFYEGNKWYATTYRDFTDLRLVFTVPKSMGKFGGDTDNWMWPRQTCDFSVFRIYADPKTNGPAAYSKDNVPYKPKRWAQVSLQGYKDGDYAMTMGYPGSTERYLSSYGIQTMRDAENAPRAQVRGVKQEVMQKHMRADEAVRIKYDSKYASSSNYWKNAIGMNKCIDSIGIVNLKREYETRLRAWQDTAKAANDLAHKVDFDKLAKLYKESADVKYAWTNFAESFTRRSNIEFSTRAIKLQTDMEVKGPEKNKKKQYHEFEDNSAEWDMALDKEVLATLLKNYKEHVDAKWLPKFYKTIDTEFGGNYAKYVDYLWEKSLIMKKGAKLYFNKKGYEKDPGVSFGMDLNDVFADFAAQMGSINDSIAEQEKYLCAAKLRMEEDMPHYSDANFTMRLSYGQVGGFDLGGKPSGYYTTAESLVEKMKQGDKVIDYYAEPIMHELLSEKDFGKYQDKTTGKMQLCFLTNNDITGGNSGSPMFNGKGELIGLAFDGNWDSLSSDINFDKRLARCIGVDIRYVLYLMDKWGHADRLLKEINAK, via the coding sequence ATGAAGAAAAAAGCAACGGTCCTTATCGCCTCTATCATGGCGTTCTGCGGAATCAACACCGCTCACGCTGACGAGGGAATGTGGACAATTTACAACTTGCCTAACGCTGCGTATGAGATGATGCAGCGCGAAGGCTTCAGTATGACTTACGACCAGCTCTACAACGGCGAGAACGCCTTGAAGAATGCTGTGGTTAACTTCTCGGGCTATTGCTCAGGCGTAGTCGTTTCTCCAGACGGTTTGGTATTTACCAACCACCATTGCGGTTTCGAGGCTATCAGAAGCCACTCTACCGTGGAGCACGACTATATGCTCAACGGTTTCTTTGCTAAATCTTACGCAGAGGAATTGCCTAACGAGAATATGTTCGTCAGCTTTATGGTTGAACAGAAGGATGTAACCGATAAGGTGATGAGCCTCGGATACGAGAAACTCGACAACAAGAAGCGCGATGAACTCATCGATTCTCTGGAGAACGAGATGACTAAAGAGGCGAAGAAGAACGATTCTACCCTCCATATCACCGTTCAGCCTTTCTACGAGGGCAACAAGTGGTACGCTACTACTTACCGCGACTTCACCGACCTGCGTCTGGTTTTCACCGTACCAAAGTCTATGGGTAAGTTTGGTGGCGATACAGACAACTGGATGTGGCCTCGCCAGACCTGCGACTTCTCTGTATTCCGCATCTATGCCGACCCTAAGACCAATGGTCCTGCTGCCTACAGCAAGGATAATGTGCCTTACAAGCCAAAGCGTTGGGCTCAGGTTTCTCTCCAGGGTTATAAGGATGGCGACTATGCGATGACCATGGGTTACCCAGGCAGCACAGAGCGCTATCTTTCAAGCTACGGAATCCAGACCATGCGCGATGCTGAGAATGCGCCTCGTGCCCAGGTTCGTGGCGTAAAGCAGGAGGTGATGCAGAAGCACATGCGTGCCGACGAGGCTGTCCGCATTAAGTACGACAGCAAGTACGCCAGCTCTTCCAACTACTGGAAGAATGCCATCGGTATGAACAAGTGTATCGACTCTATCGGCATCGTGAATCTAAAGCGTGAGTACGAAACCCGTCTCCGTGCTTGGCAGGATACAGCCAAGGCTGCCAACGACCTCGCCCACAAGGTAGATTTCGACAAGCTCGCCAAGCTCTACAAGGAGAGCGCTGACGTGAAATACGCCTGGACCAACTTCGCTGAATCTTTCACAAGAAGAAGCAACATCGAGTTCTCTACCCGTGCCATCAAGCTCCAGACCGACATGGAGGTGAAGGGTCCTGAGAAGAACAAGAAGAAGCAGTATCATGAGTTTGAAGATAACTCTGCAGAATGGGATATGGCGCTCGATAAGGAAGTGCTCGCTACCCTTCTGAAGAACTACAAGGAGCACGTAGATGCCAAGTGGTTGCCTAAGTTCTACAAGACCATCGACACTGAGTTTGGCGGCAACTACGCCAAGTATGTGGATTATCTCTGGGAGAAGTCGCTCATCATGAAGAAGGGCGCCAAGCTCTATTTCAACAAGAAGGGATATGAGAAGGATCCAGGCGTAAGCTTCGGTATGGATCTGAACGATGTATTTGCAGATTTCGCTGCTCAGATGGGCAGCATCAACGACAGCATCGCTGAGCAGGAGAAGTATCTCTGTGCTGCCAAGCTCCGTATGGAGGAAGACATGCCTCACTACAGCGACGCCAACTTCACCATGCGATTGAGCTACGGTCAGGTAGGCGGTTTCGACCTCGGTGGCAAGCCATCAGGCTATTATACCACAGCCGAGAGCCTCGTTGAGAAGATGAAGCAGGGCGATAAGGTAATCGATTACTACGCTGAGCCTATCATGCACGAGCTTCTCTCTGAGAAGGATTTCGGCAAGTATCAGGATAAGACGACTGGCAAGATGCAGCTCTGCTTCCTTACCAACAACGATATTACCGGCGGTAACTCTGGTAGCCCTATGTTCAACGGCAAGGGTGAGTTGATTGGTCTTGCTTTCGATGGCAACTGGGACAGCCTCAGTTCTGACATCAACTTCGACAAGCGCCTGGCTCGCTGCATCGGTGTGGATATTCGCTACGTGCTCTACCTGATGGATAAGTGGGGACACGCAGACCGCCTCTTGAAGGAGATCAATGCAAAGTAA
- a CDS encoding Fic family protein gives MSQACPKFVPSSSQVEELIIRINKDYLSIGDIMNLFGLKNRTRFRKEYITPALAEGALEMKYPNTPRHPRQQYRMTEQAKTWKEWYEKKNK, from the coding sequence ATGTCCCAAGCTTGTCCCAAGTTCGTCCCAAGTTCGTCCCAAGTAGAAGAACTCATAATACGTATAAATAAAGATTATCTATCCATCGGCGATATAATGAACCTGTTTGGATTAAAGAACAGAACCAGATTTAGAAAAGAATACATTACCCCAGCCCTAGCCGAAGGAGCCTTGGAGATGAAATATCCAAACACCCCAAGACATCCACGCCAGCAATATCGAATGACAGAACAGGCAAAGACTTGGAAAGAATGGTATGAGAAAAAGAATAAATAA
- a CDS encoding lipopolysaccharide biosynthesis protein: MASLKSLAKDTAIYGLSSIIGRFLNYLLVPLYTAKISAASGGYGVITNMYAYTALLLVILTYGMETTFFRFVNKEGENSEKVYHTVLSMVGFTSLLFIALVFLFITPLSDAMGYADHPAYVWTMFVTVAIDAFQCIPFAYLRYKKRPLKFAAFKLLFIGLNIALNLVYYVIMDGHDVGYAFYINLVCTASITFCFYKELKEGFMGEKCSWSECKVLVRKMLGYSWPILVLGIAGILNQTADKILFPYIYEKGDAHAQLGIYGAASKIAMIMAMITQAFRYAYEPFVFGKAKDKDNRQTYASAMKYFVIFTLLAFLVVVGYLDVLRHIIGRDYWDGLKVVPIVMAAEIMMGVYFNLSFWYKLIDKTIWGAYFSGIGCAVLIAINVIFVPVYGYIACAWAGFAGYGTAMLLSYFVGQKKYPINYPVKEIMIYVVLALILFAGMTEANRYFSSGIACLINTVLILIFAAYLVKKDFPLKSLPVVGKYFRK, from the coding sequence ATGGCAAGTTTAAAATCACTCGCAAAGGATACCGCCATCTATGGTTTGAGCAGTATCATCGGCAGATTCCTCAACTATCTGCTTGTACCACTCTATACGGCAAAGATCAGCGCCGCAAGTGGTGGTTATGGTGTCATCACCAACATGTACGCCTATACGGCGTTACTCCTCGTTATCCTGACCTACGGAATGGAGACCACCTTCTTCCGTTTTGTCAACAAGGAAGGAGAAAACTCAGAAAAGGTTTATCACACGGTATTGAGCATGGTGGGCTTCACTTCCCTACTCTTCATCGCCCTGGTATTCCTCTTCATCACGCCTTTGAGCGATGCGATGGGCTACGCCGACCATCCGGCTTATGTATGGACCATGTTCGTAACCGTGGCTATTGATGCCTTCCAGTGCATCCCGTTCGCTTACCTCAGATACAAGAAGCGCCCATTGAAGTTTGCTGCCTTCAAGTTGCTCTTCATCGGTCTGAACATTGCGCTCAACCTGGTTTACTACGTCATCATGGATGGTCACGATGTGGGTTATGCTTTCTACATCAACCTGGTTTGTACCGCCTCCATCACCTTCTGTTTCTACAAGGAACTGAAGGAAGGATTCATGGGCGAGAAATGCTCCTGGAGCGAATGTAAGGTGCTCGTCAGGAAGATGCTGGGCTACAGCTGGCCAATCCTCGTGCTCGGTATTGCCGGTATTCTGAACCAGACAGCCGACAAGATTCTCTTCCCTTACATCTATGAGAAGGGCGATGCGCATGCGCAGCTCGGAATCTACGGAGCAGCCAGCAAGATTGCGATGATCATGGCGATGATTACACAGGCTTTCCGCTATGCTTACGAGCCATTCGTATTCGGCAAGGCAAAGGATAAGGACAACCGACAGACTTACGCTTCGGCGATGAAATATTTCGTCATCTTCACCCTGCTCGCCTTCCTGGTGGTAGTAGGTTATCTGGATGTATTGCGCCATATCATCGGTCGCGACTACTGGGATGGTTTGAAGGTAGTGCCTATCGTAATGGCTGCCGAAATCATGATGGGAGTATATTTCAACCTCAGTTTCTGGTACAAGCTCATCGACAAGACCATCTGGGGTGCTTACTTCTCAGGCATCGGTTGTGCGGTATTGATAGCCATCAACGTTATCTTCGTACCAGTTTATGGTTACATCGCCTGTGCCTGGGCTGGCTTCGCTGGATATGGAACAGCCATGCTGCTCTCCTACTTTGTGGGTCAGAAGAAGTATCCTATCAACTATCCGGTGAAGGAGATTATGATTTATGTGGTTCTCGCCCTCATCCTCTTCGCAGGAATGACCGAGGCTAACAGATACTTCTCCAGTGGAATTGCCTGCCTCATCAACACGGTGCTCATCCTCATCTTCGCCGCTTATCTCGTGAAGAAGGATTTCCCATTGAAGAGTCTGCCAGTGGTGGGAAAGTACTTTAGAAAGTAA
- a CDS encoding nucleoside recognition domain-containing protein, whose translation MVLNYIWIAFFVIAFIFALIGLAMGDTTIFQKIVDSTFDSSKNAFEISLGLTGVLALWLGIMKIGEKAGVVNVLARALSPVFTRLFPDIPKNHPVMGSIFMNIASNMLGLDNAATPTGLKAMQQMQELNTKKDTATNPMIMFLVLNTSGLTIIPTTILAFRASYGAAQPTDVFIPILMATLVATLAGIIITSLWQRINILQPVLLATLLGMCAFVGIIIWGFGQMNKDTMNTVTTLASNMILLSIILCFILAGFWKKVNVYDAFIEGAKEGFTTAVKIIPYLVAILVGIGVFRASGAMDMVIQGISWSVEQCGLNADFVGALPTAIMKPLSGSGARGMMLEAMKNYGPDSFVGRLSCIFQGSTDTTFYILAVYFGSISIRNTRHAVACGLLADLAGVIAAIAIAYLFFG comes from the coding sequence ATGGTTTTAAATTACATTTGGATAGCATTTTTCGTGATTGCGTTCATCTTCGCACTCATCGGATTGGCAATGGGAGATACGACTATCTTCCAGAAGATTGTAGATTCCACCTTCGACTCATCCAAGAATGCCTTCGAGATTTCTCTCGGACTTACGGGCGTGCTCGCCCTCTGGCTTGGCATCATGAAGATTGGAGAGAAGGCGGGAGTTGTGAATGTGTTGGCAAGAGCGCTCAGCCCGGTCTTCACCCGTCTCTTCCCCGATATTCCGAAGAACCATCCGGTGATGGGAAGCATCTTCATGAATATCGCTTCGAATATGCTGGGACTCGATAATGCGGCAACGCCTACCGGATTGAAAGCGATGCAACAGATGCAGGAGCTCAACACGAAGAAGGATACGGCAACGAACCCGATGATTATGTTCCTGGTTCTGAACACCTCTGGACTCACCATCATCCCTACCACCATCCTCGCCTTCCGTGCCTCCTATGGAGCAGCCCAGCCTACGGATGTCTTCATCCCTATTCTGATGGCTACGCTCGTGGCTACGCTTGCCGGAATCATCATCACTTCGCTCTGGCAGCGCATCAACATCCTGCAGCCGGTATTGCTCGCAACTCTGTTGGGAATGTGCGCCTTCGTAGGCATCATCATCTGGGGATTCGGACAGATGAACAAGGATACGATGAACACGGTTACCACCTTGGCTTCTAACATGATTCTCCTGAGCATCATCCTCTGCTTCATCCTGGCTGGTTTCTGGAAGAAAGTGAATGTTTATGATGCATTTATCGAGGGAGCGAAGGAAGGTTTTACTACTGCGGTGAAGATTATCCCTTATCTCGTAGCTATCCTTGTGGGCATCGGCGTGTTCCGTGCTTCGGGAGCGATGGATATGGTGATTCAAGGCATTTCGTGGTCGGTAGAACAATGCGGCTTGAATGCCGATTTCGTAGGCGCCCTGCCTACCGCCATCATGAAACCGCTGTCGGGAAGTGGTGCACGAGGCATGATGCTGGAGGCGATGAAGAACTATGGTCCTGATTCGTTTGTGGGCAGATTGAGCTGCATCTTCCAGGGTTCCACCGATACCACCTTCTATATATTGGCAGTATATTTCGGAAGCATAAGCATCAGGAATACCCGCCACGCCGTGGCTTGCGGCTTGCTCGCCGATTTGGCAGGAGTCATCGCAGCTATCGCTATAGCATATTTATTCTTCGGATAA
- a CDS encoding YhcG family protein, with protein sequence MAEKNSIPQFVNSESIMSDSNYVKWLSDLKGRIRIAQLKAAIKVNEELHKLYWSLGEDICNKQKLYKWGTNFIKQLSLDLRSAFPNVEGFSWSNLYKIRKWYLFYSSQNDFLYQAGTKLETLESTSVPMPAILLRVPWRHQTVIVSKCKTILEAIFYLNQVIEGNLSRNELEHIIEAHLYEQKGKALNNFESTLPAPQKALANEMLKDPYKLDFLSMAGDFSEKDLEDKLAQNITRFLLELGKGFAYVGRQMELTTPSGKSYFPDMVFYHTKLKCYVVIELKVVDFMPEFVGKLNFYVAAADELLKDEGDNPSIGILLCKDKDSSVVEWALRGITTPLGVASYQLQEVYERTLLEMKEQSTKNSTSNNND encoded by the coding sequence TTTGAAAGGTCGTATTCGCATCGCCCAACTCAAAGCGGCTATCAAAGTCAATGAAGAGTTGCACAAGCTTTATTGGAGCTTGGGAGAAGACATTTGTAACAAGCAAAAGCTATATAAGTGGGGCACTAATTTTATAAAACAGCTTAGTTTGGACTTGCGTTCTGCATTTCCAAATGTAGAAGGTTTTTCTTGGTCAAATCTTTATAAAATACGCAAGTGGTATCTCTTCTATTCTTCGCAAAATGATTTTTTGTACCAAGCTGGTACAAAATTAGAAACCTTAGAAAGTACTAGCGTTCCTATGCCTGCGATTTTGCTTCGTGTACCCTGGAGGCATCAGACTGTCATTGTCTCAAAATGCAAGACCATATTGGAGGCAATATTCTATCTCAACCAAGTGATTGAAGGCAATTTGAGTCGTAATGAGTTAGAACATATTATCGAAGCCCATCTTTATGAGCAAAAGGGAAAAGCCTTGAATAACTTTGAGTCCACACTCCCTGCGCCACAGAAAGCCTTGGCTAACGAGATGCTCAAAGACCCTTATAAATTAGATTTCTTATCCATGGCTGGCGACTTCTCGGAAAAGGACCTAGAGGATAAGCTGGCTCAAAACATTACTCGTTTTTTACTCGAACTGGGCAAAGGTTTTGCTTATGTTGGGCGACAAATGGAACTTACCACACCAAGTGGAAAATCATACTTCCCCGACATGGTATTCTATCATACCAAACTCAAATGTTATGTTGTGATTGAGCTAAAAGTGGTTGATTTCATGCCAGAGTTTGTTGGCAAACTTAACTTTTATGTTGCAGCAGCCGACGAACTTTTAAAAGACGAAGGAGATAACCCTAGCATTGGTATTCTGCTATGCAAAGACAAAGATTCATCTGTTGTTGAGTGGGCTTTAAGAGGCATTACCACTCCATTAGGTGTTGCAAGTTACCAGCTACAAGAGGTATATGAGCGAACTTTACTCGAAATGAAAGAGCAATCCACAAAGAATTCCACTAGCAATAACAACGATTAA